The sequence below is a genomic window from Luteitalea sp..
TCCGTGCAGCAGGATGCGTTCTTCGCGCCGACGACACAAACGCCATACACGGATGATCTCGCGTTCGGATACGAGATCGACCTCGGCCGGAACATGAGCTTCAGCACGACGTACACGTATCGTCAGACTCGCGACATCCTGGAGGATTACGACCTCGCCCTGTACGCCGAAGATACCGAAGGCAGTACCGAGGGGTACCCAGGTCCTATCGACGATCCGAACTCGCTCTGGCTGGGACTCGACTATTTTGGCTACACAGAGAACCCCGGTTCGAACTTCGTGATTGCCACGCTCGAGGGCGGGGAGCGCAACTACCACGGCCTCGACCTGACCCTACGGAAGCGCTTCAGCGAGAACTGGCAGGGCCTGTTCTGGTACTCCTACAACCGTATGCATGGCAACGGGAACTCCGATTCGAATGCAGACTTCCAGGGCGACGTGTTGTTCCTGGATCCTCGAGCACCAAATCAGTTCGGCCGGCAGCCGGGCAGCGTCCCGCACCTCTTCTATTTTGCAGGCTCGTACATTTGGCCAATCGGCATCGAGGTTGGCGGAGCGTACAAGTGGAACGCCGGCACGATCGCGAGCCGCACCTTCTCGGCCTCGGGCCGTAACCTGCCGATCCGGGTGGAGGAGGGCCAGGAATTCGAGTTCGCCGGCATCACGACCGAGCGGTGGCTTACGCCAGATGCGGTCGGTTCGCTCGACAACAACTCCTATGGGACGTTCGACCTTCGGGTGCAGTACAAGCCGCGGATTGGGCTGGTCGGCCTGGAGGTGTTCGTGGATGTCTTCAACGTCTTCGACAACCAGGATGCCATCCGCAACCAGGATCTGCTGGCTGGCACTGGTGAGGCCGCCTTCGGCGAAGGCATCCGGTTTCTCGATCCCCGGCGCTTCTTCCTCGGCACGCGCGTGAGCTTCTAACGCGCCTGTCGCTCGCGCTTCCGGAAGGGGCCTCAGGGCCCCTTCTTTTTTGCGTTCGGAGTCCGTTTCTAGGTGGGTTGAGGGAATGGCATGTAGGCCCGACCTTCAGGTCGGGCGAACGCGGCGCCTTCAGGTCAGGCCACGCGCAAGGCAAGTTGGGGAGCAGCCGTCTGCTCCCCCGCTCTCTGTTCGTGCTCTGATCGGACGCCAACACCAAAACGACTTACGCCGATCCTCCCTCATCGCCGCCACCGCCGAGCCCGCCGGTCAGCCCGCTGGTCAAGCCGCCGAGCTTCCCGGTGAGATCCTTTGCGGCAGTGGCTCCGCCTCCGCCGATAAGACCATCGAGCTGGCTGGCCATCGACTCGGGCAACCGGCCCTTGATGAAGCCAACCACTGATTCGACGGCGGTGCGCGCCTTGTCTTCCCCGATACCTGCTTTTTGTGCTACGAGGGAAACGAGCTCGTCCATAGAGACACCTCCTGAGAAGACTGAGAATCAAACATTATAGCTCGCGTCGCGCCCGGCCGCCTCGCCGAACGCGCCGTCGTCACATCGCTCGGGCAAGCTCCCTCGCATAGTACGTGGCGATGATGTCCGCGCCGGCGCGGCGAATGGCGGTGATGGTTTCGAGCATCGCGCGCCGCTCGTCGAGCCAACCACGCTGGGCTGCTGCCTTCAACATCGCATACTCGCCACTGACGTGATAGGCGGCGGTCGGATACCCGAACCGCTCCTTGACGCGCCAAATCACATCGAGATAGGGGAGCGCCGGCTTCACCATGACGATGTCTGCGCCCTCCTCGATGTCGAGCGCGACCTCACGCAGCGCTTCCTCGCTATTGGCGGGGTCCATCTGATGGCTCCGGCGATCACCAAACGCCGGCGCCGAGTCGGCCGCCTCGCGGAACGGTCCGTAGAATGCCGAGCAGTATTTCGCCGCGTACGACATGATCGCCACCTGCTGCATCCCCTGCTCGTCCAGCGCGCCACGAATGGCGGCGACGCGGCCATCCATCATGTCGGAAGGCGCGACAATGTCCGCACCAGCGTCGGCGTGCGAGAGGGCTGTCTTGACGAGCAGCGCCACCGTAGAGTCGTTCGCGATCTCCTCGCCGTTGAGCACGCCGCAGTGGCCGTGCGACGTGTACTCGCAAAGACAGACGTCTGTCATGACGAGCAGCTCTGGCCGTGCGGCCTTCAAGCCGCGCACGGCGCGCTGCACAGGCGCATCTGCCCGCCACGCGTGGGATCCCTGCGCGTCCTTCGCCTCCGGCAGACCAAAGAGCAGCACGGCGCGGATCCCCTCGTCTGCCGCCGCGGTCGCTTCGAGCACCAGCTCGTCAATCGAGAGATGAAACACGCCGGGCATCGAGGGGATCTCACGGCGCACGCCTTCACCGGGACAAGCAAAGA
It includes:
- the hemB gene encoding porphobilinogen synthase, with translation MAIARRLRRLRRTEPMRALVRETRLTPDGLVYPLFACPGEGVRREIPSMPGVFHLSIDELVLEATAAADEGIRAVLLFGLPEAKDAQGSHAWRADAPVQRAVRGLKAARPELLVMTDVCLCEYTSHGHCGVLNGEEIANDSTVALLVKTALSHADAGADIVAPSDMMDGRVAAIRGALDEQGMQQVAIMSYAAKYCSAFYGPFREAADSAPAFGDRRSHQMDPANSEEALREVALDIEEGADIVMVKPALPYLDVIWRVKERFGYPTAAYHVSGEYAMLKAAAQRGWLDERRAMLETITAIRRAGADIIATYYARELARAM